ATTCAGGACGTTGCCAAAGATTTCAAAAGAAGAATTCGGATTGATCTTTGATGAGCTTGATGATACTCGTGACTTTaaggtatatatataatcttaaaaattactagtcacattaaaattttcattcacaacagttttctttttgtttcctgTCGTGCAGATCAACAAGGATGAGTTTGCTGACCTCTGCCAAGCCATTGCTCTAAGATTCCAAAAGGAGGAAGTTGTAAGTCTTTATTTCATTCTCCTTTTGGACATTTACTTATCTTTACCATATATTTACACTAACCATCCTATGTGTTTTTTTACTGCAGCCATCTCTCTTTGAAAACTTCCCCCAAGTTTACCATTCGGCCTTATCACAACAACTCAGAGCCTTTGTTCGAAGCCCAAGATTCGGATACGCTATTTCTTTCATCCTCGTTCTCAACTTCATTGCTGTCGTTGTTGAGACAACGGTATATCTTGCCCTTATAAAGTACATCTAGTTTCTAAGTTTTTTCACAAGCCATAACATGTCTTTTTTGTATGCAGCTTGATATTGAAGAAAGCTCAGCTCAGAAGCCCTGGCAGGTTGCAGAGTTTGTCTTTGGTAAGAACTTGAATATTACCTTTCTCTCCAGTTCTCCACTTGTTATTAATCCTTTTtcattagttaattatttttattttcttttgatgttTTCACACAGGATGGATATATGTGTTGGAGATGGCTCTGAAGATCTATTCATATGGATTCGAGAATTACTGGAGGGATGGTCAAAACCGTTTTGATTTTATAGTCACATGGGTCATAGGTAAAACCTTTTGTAGCagcattttgatttttttgctgccaattgattgattgattactATACTATAATTGATAATCTTTTTCATCTGCAGTTATTGGGGAAACAGCTACCTTCATAACTCCAGATGAGAACACTTTCTTCTCAAACGGAGAATGGTGAGGAATAAATAACTATGACATGATTGTTACAATGGTTTACAAAATCCTGACACTGGTTTATCTGCCTGTCACTGATAGGATCCGATACCTTCTCCTTGCAAGAATGTTGAGACTGATAAGGCTTCTTATGCACGTCCAGAGATACCGAGCGTTTATTGCGACATTCATCACTCTTATTCCGAGTTTGATGCCTTATTTAGGGACCATCTTCTGCGTGCTGTGTATCTACTGCTCTATTGGTGTACAGGTAGGCTAGCACTGAACAGCCACTCTCATGTTGTGTTTCCCTGTCTTTGAGAAATAAAACTTTCTTCGTTTCGTTTTGTTGATAGGTCTTTGGTGGGCTTGTGAATGCTGGGAACAAACAACTCTTCAAAACTGAGATGGCTGAGGATGAGTATCCTTTTTCTTTTGGCTTTACCAAAAACCTCTTTATGCACTCTTTACTTGGTACATTATGATTGATTTCTTAACTAGAGAATCTCAGCTATCTACTGTTTAATTTCAATGACTATCCCAATGGAATGGTCACACTCTTCAATCTGTTAGTGATGGGAAACTGGCAAGTCTGGATGGAGGTAAATTTCACTCTTTTAGTCCCAATTTTGTAGACTCATAATAGTTTTGCCAACAAGAAGCACTGGTGCTCTTATTATTTAAGCTACTCTTTAATGATGTTTTGTTCAGAGCTATAAAGATTTGACCGGGACGTGGTGGAGCATTACGTATTTCGTCAGTTTCTACATCATCACTGTTTTGCTTCTATTGAATTTGGTGAGATTCACTGACACGCCAAACTGGTCGTGATTGTTGTAAGAGAAACCAACTAGTCTTTGACTAATTATGTATGATTGTTTGTTTCAGATTGTTGCCTTTGTCTTGGAGGCATTCTTTACTGAACTGGATCTTGAGGAAGAGGAGAAATGTCAAGGACAGGTAAGTTAATTTTCTTCTTCGGTTTGTCCTAGAGTTATATGGATAAAGGTGTAGACCTTTGATTCTTGTGATCTCCTTGTTGTTGCAGGATTCTCAAGAAAGAAGAAACAGGCGTCGATCTGCAGGGTAAGCAGAGAGATACCAAaccttgtttttgttttattaatttaacagCAGAGACTTAGAAAAATCTGAAGCTTATTTGCTgcttgttttgttgttgtgaAATGGTTTAACAGGTCGAAGTCTCGGAGTCAAAGAGTTGACACACTTCTTCATCACATGTTGGGTGATGAACTCAGCAAACCGGAGTGTTCTACTGCTACTGATACATAAAAAGCCCGTTAAAAAGGTCTTTTGtcttctatttatatattttgtttctgtACGATTCTTGGAAGCGTTCTTGATTCTATGTAGAGAGAGATCAAGAGAATCTAGAAGTTAAACTTGCATTTTGGTTGCTTGTTGAAGATTTTAAAATGTAACGTTTGTGTTTATATGGGGTTTGTGTCTGTAATAATGACTATGATGATGATTGACTATCGATTCCTTTGACCCTTTTGTAAACTTTTATTGActtcggtttcggttttattttatttaactgATATTTTATTGGTAAACATCCAAAAGAACTAAGCGAACGTTATTgattgttgtattttaatggatttgaaaattcgaattaaatctagtgttattgattttataattttcaaatatgtattaaaatcatgtgttattcgtttaatgataaattctatatcaaatcaagtgttattcaatcgtacggatttactaataaatttaattttctaattgatttgaatgaatttgtttgaatttttttgttaaaaatacaaagattcaAATCCGAGAAAAACTTctagatttgtaaataataatccgatttttttaaaaaaaaaatctgcatattttgcttggatttataaatattacattaatttctaaataaaccaaaatatataaaccaataacaagtGATAAAACCTGGAAAAGCTGTACAAATTCAAATTTTCACGAAAATTATGTACAAAattagcaaaaaataataatgcagCTGCCCCACCCACTCCTCACCTAGCTCCGCCAGTGTACACTACTACTATTGAAGGATTACATTTTGCTTCCATGTATCCTTGACTCGTTGATAAGAATTGtgcaaaaacaattaaacaaagCAAATGTTCAAAAATGCTAAAAGTAAGTTCCTATTGTCtcttgtattttttataaaagaatcAGTCCATATAGATTTAGATGAAAACCGATGATAATTCTATTTTGTTAACATTAAACCTTGAAATGTAATAAACAATAACAAACATTATATCAATGTGTAAATATAGATTTAGATGAAACGAAAAATCTTACCAGTTGAAATTTTTCCTCCACAATCAAAGCAACAcagaaatgatttttttcatcTATAATTAGAACAAAGAGGAAATAAAATTTCTACGATAATAGTGGGAAGAAACTTATTATTCATACAGCTAAAAAGCAAgaagaaatttaaaactttgcCTAAACATGCAATTCTTGTAGGTTTCatgatctttaaaaaaatttcttctctGGGTATAACATTTGACCATTTATTGATGTTATGTTATATAGTGTATTTGATTAACTTTATATATGCTATGTGTTTGTGTATTGTTCATGCATAAGTTTCTTCATATTAgtcttttaattataatatattttgcttatttttttgataaaagtatctgaaaattTCTATATAACTGACTTGCTGCTCAAATAAATTAGTATCACTTACCAAttggttattttataaaaagcaAAGCGtcatcaaaaaatatgaaaaattatttgataaaaatatgaatttcctagagcttaatttattaataacttGGAAAATGTGATAACGGTATTATCATTTGAGTGTGTATCtttgtattttcaaaaaaaaaaaattagaggatCGAAAAGAACTCCATCGAGTTAAGATGGTAAGTTGACATCAAAATAAGAGTTCATACATATCTTAGTTGTAAAAGTTGGAATAATGAATATGCCATcttcttttatctatgtaggaaATCTACAATGTGTCTGACAATCGTGATGAACTATGTGAGGAACATCATTTGCTTTCTGTAGCAAAAGGTGGAACCCCAGGTGGAGTTGATTTCATTGTGGTCAAGAATTCTTGGGGCATAGAATATGACAACAATATATATTACATGATCTCTCTTCCAGATACGCGTGATTATGATATTTTCTGGCCAATATGGTAGTTTTTCTTATCCTCTCTCGATGAATATCAATTCTAAGACAAATTGATAGAAGCCCTTTAAGGATACACTTTTGTGGCTTTTGGTAGTGGAACATTTGCTATATTTTCTTAGTGTGGCAGCTGATATATTTTGGAGATTGTGATATGGTTTATTTTACTTAGGGTCTAGCGATTTGAACACCGTAGCGCTTGAGTTTGAGATATTTTTTTAGGGTGGAAAGATACTCATGGTCATTGTTTATATGGATCTATCTAGTTCTGAAAATGGGGGAAAGACATATATGCATGAAAGGTTAACCAAGAatcatcttttgtttttattcagtTATTTACtttcatatcatttttatagatttgagaACCATATCaaatctttttaatattttgttaatctCTGTTAATTCTCATTCGAATATTGATTCACTTTTCCTTTGATTTATGTATAACCTTTTAATGATGGTAGTGAAATTACAAGAGATTAGACAACTTTGAATCTCTTTGACGATCCAATTTATCAACATACAAGTAACTTTTTTTAGCACACATGCTTGGAATTTCATTTACATAATGATAGATTAACAAAAAACAgaagttttgtttattttcagaCACATGTGGCTATGTAGTGTTCTCTAGACTACCCAAGCGGCCTACAACAAAGACAGGCCTATAGCACAGCGTCGTAATCTGTCCTATTGACACTTACCCAACCATATCAAGAGCGTTACCGGAAAAAGAAATCATTCTCATTCAAAAACTTCAGCATACCAAAAACCTTCATAAGAGATAATGGACTTCATAGAGATGTGAGTgtgtgtatttatatttttgtttttgttcccAATAAATGCactttaaattcaaaaatctaTGTTTGTGTAGGGGGTTACGTCTGGACAATGAGGGACAACAAAAATGTATGTTGGCTCATAATAACATGTGGAAGCACAATAAGTGTTTGCAAAGATGGAAATTGTCCCTATTGGAATTATTTTAGAGGACCAGCCTGAACTCCATGAAGTTAAAATGGTAAGTTTACATCAAAATAAAAGAATCTTAtcaattgaaattatgaaaattctattttgttAACATAAAACTTTGAAATCTAGTATACAATCACAAACATTTTATGAATGtgcaaataaaatagatttagaTGAAAAAATAATCTTATCAGTTGAAATTGTTCATCCACAGTTAGAACAAAGAGAAGTAAAACTTTTCTtccacaattaaaataaaaaataattaaagtttcTATAACAAGAATGAGGAGAAGCCTATTATTCATACATCTAAAAAGCAAgaagaaatttaaaactttgcTTAGACATGCAACTCTTGCAGGTTTCATGATCTTTAAAAAATCTTTCTtctctaaataaaattttgacaatttGTTGTTGTTATGTTATATAGTGTGCTTGATTAGTGTTTTATGATATATGTTTGTGTATTGTTTGTGCATGAGTTTCTTCacaaaagatataaaaagatctgaaagttataatattttttacttattttttgcttataattGATCAAATAATTAGTATCACATACCAATTGGTTATCTTCTAAAAAAGTGGGCCATTTTCTTGCATTGATTTTGGTTAATCTTTTACTCTCTCTGTTCTTGAATATAAAATGTTTAGGAAAAACACacatatcaaaaaaattgtttttttttgtctagaaagtatcattaaaattataaaataactgtattcaaccaattacaaaatagattattaaatttgattgattACACAGTCTTTAATAAAGTAAATGTTGCAAAAttgaaaacatcttatatattggaatatcaattttttttgaaacatcttACATTTAGGAACAGATGGAGTGGTAATATTCTCTCTTTATGTGAATCAATTTTCACCAACATATCACGAAGACAATGAATGTGTCAGTTCTCAGAAGCAGCAACAAATGTGACTAACGAGACATAAAAGTAGACATCAATGTGAATTTTGATGTGTGAGTTTTGCCTTTTGTGAATTTTGAATAGTCTCTATTTTGCAATCTTTGTTCCTTAAAAGCAAATGTACTTGTAAAATGTGGATTCTTTTAGTTTGTTTCTACTGCtcttgtaattttattttcttttagtaTATATGTGTTGTATCTGTAACATACTCATCTGAAGAAATATTGTGTGCTTTCTAATCAACTGAGGTCCAATAAACTGTTTTCTTCCTCTTCAAGAAATCGCTATAACCAAAGATGACGAGATTAAAGAAACGATTTCTCTTCTCAAAACTCTTTAGAAGGAAAAAAACTTTTATCTTCTCAATAATTTTTAGATTAGTGAAATTCACCCTctcttatatcaaactcaaaacaaaacagaggagTCATGTTCCGTGCTCTTCACTCCACATTGTTTTTTAAAGACTCCTATATTCTCTTAACACGCGCGTGAGCTTCCAACGGTTCGGTTAGTGCGAAGCTTCACACGCGCCTAAAAGCCCTAACGGTCTAAGCAACAACCAACAACCTCGCGCCATTATATATAAGATTCTTTAACTAGTTCTTCTTCGCTCATTCATCTTTCTCTCTAGACACTTCTCTCATCTCTGGCCATGGCTACTTCTCCATCTGATAAACTcgtccaagaagaagaagtgggaacaGATGAGGTTGTTGATCCCGCCAAAATAACCCACGAAGAAGATGAAGCGcgaacagaggaagaagaagtgcgaacagaggaagaagaagatgagccCAAGGAAGAAGCTATCGAGAGCCTTCTTGAATCTACTCGTAATCTCAACATAGAAGACGAAGAGACCAACCAAGGAGCTGAGAATCAGAATCGTCAAGAAGATCCGATCACGGTACATCCCAAACTCTATTGATAGATCAAGAACCCTATTGTCTCTGTTTTTGCTCTGTTTCGTGTCCCGCCATTTATGTTACTAATGATCCACGCCTTGATCAGACTCATAGGAGCGACCAAACAATGGACCGTGGCTCAACATCGCTTGCAAGTGACCAGAACCGTCCTCTTGATTCTGATCCCAACACTTCTCCTATTAGTCTCAGCGTACAAGACCAAGGAACCGAGAACCAGAATCCTCAAGAACAGTCAATGGTACATCCCAAACTTTATGATCATCAAGAACCTTTAAGTGATTAGAGTCTATGCCTATTGTCCtgttttgctctgtttcttAGTCCCACCATTACTGTTAGCTTAGATTAGTCGTAGTAGTGATAGGCTTTAGGTCTAGGTCTCTGTTTTGCTCTATTTCGCTCTGTTTCTTGTCCCACAAGTAATGTTGGATTAGGTTAGTCCTAGTCTTGTTACTACTGAGTACTGATCCAAGTCTTGATCAGATTCCTAGGAGCGGTCAAAGGATGGAACGTGGCTCAACATCTTCTGCAAGGCATCAGAACCAAAACCGTCCTCTTGTTCTTCCGAATCCTCCTTCTCAACACATGATGATGCCTCCTCGTCTTGGCCCAAGCGTGCCTCCATATCAGCAAAACCCTTACGGTTTACCCCAGCCAAGATGGCTCGTAGTAGACCACTTCTACTCAGACGGGCATGGTCTATACGGTGCAATGTGGAGATTCCGAACCATAACTCCTTTTCTCCCAAACCAGAACACATATCCGCATCAGCTGGTGCCGATGGAGCTCCCCGGTCAGCCTGGAACTGAATTAGTATGCTACAGCCAGTCCTTCGGTGTGCTTCGGCAGGGCCAGCTTGTTCCCCACCAGGAAGCTCCTCCAATGAGGCCGCAGCAGCAGAACCAGTTTCGAAGTCTACCTCCAATGAGGCCGATGCTGCCACAGGACGACTTCGTTGTCCATCTAGGTCAAGTCCCGGTGAGGCCAATGATGTATTACCAGGAACAGAACCAGATTGTTCCCAACGCGGGCATACAAGCTCCGGCGAGGCCAAGTCTACCCCAAGTCAGAGCTCCGATGATGCAGCCACCGGTGCTTTTATATCCGCCACCTATAGTTAACGCTGTACCAGTGAGGCCAATGATGAACCATGGAGGAGGCCAACGGTTTAGGTTCCCCATGATTCAACAGCAGCAAGGTTCTCCCAGTGCACCATGGCCTGAGCAGAATCAGCAACTTCAGTCTCCAAGGGAGTCTCAGGGTTCCAACGATGGACCGTTTTCTTCTGGCGGAAGTCAAGACTAGAGCATAAGAGGTTTaggtaaaaagtaaaaaaaaaaaaacgattctCTTGGATATACAAAATGATCTCAGTTTGATTTTGATAATTGTAAATGAAATGTTGATTACTCTTTTTTTACTCAAAGATTTATTAGAAGTTTACTACGAGGTCCTATAGTTTTCTTATCCATCGATAATGCCACGTGTATTTCATCAGACGGCTGGTGTGAGGAATTATTAAataagattttagaaaacaagcgaatttttaaattaatcacCTTTGGATAGTGTGATTGGGCCAAAGAGAGCCCTTTTAGTGTAATAAACAAGCCCATTAAGTAGAATTTAAACCGTAACAGAATCCCACATCGCTTGTGTAAGAAGAGGAAGCTGAGTTTATATAGTGATGGAGTGACGAAGGTGATTGTCCCTTCGGGGACATCCGATAAAATTGGAACGATACAGAGAAGATTAGCATGGCCCCTGCGCAAGGATGACACGCACAAATCGAGAAatggtctaaatttttttttgttttttttttcccaattCGATTCCGACGAAAAACCCTAGAATTCCAGCTGAATCATCGTCAAATTGGATTTGTTCCCATCTCTGGTAAGTTTTAATCTCTTATGCTTCGAATCTCGAAGTTGATTTCAGATTTAGGGAACCCCTTTCGTTATTGCAGTTCTGATGTTTCGTTGTCAAAACTGGTTGTGTTCctgttttgttttcttacaaGATTAAAAAGTATACAACTTTTAGGATATGTTTTGTCTTGAACTCGGGATTTAGTCATATGATATTTTGATTAGTTAACTGTTAGTGGTTGAAATCATTTACTTAGAACCTGCTCAAACTATGCTTCAACATGTCTATTGTGTCATTCACTTTTTGAAATATGGAGACTCGTTTTTATGAACATTCTGTTGATTCTATCAGTCCCTTTGTATTAATAGGTTTGGTGACTTTGGTCAATTGCATAGAAAATTTCATGCGTTTATGTGTACAAAAAGATTAAGAATCTGAATCTGGCTTGGTGTTGAAGAGacaaattcaattcaattcCTTTCTGAATCAGTATATCATTCTTGGTGATGGATTTAGGAAATGAGATTAATGTGGCCTTTTGTTGTTAGATATGGCTTTATTTTGCTATGTTTCACCATATTTTGAATCAGTATATACATTGAATTCAATTCAATTCGATTCCTTTCTGAATCAGTATAACTAGTTCTGTCAACTCTTGTCTTCATTTGTACAAAAGATTAATGTGGCCTTTTGTTGTTAGAGATGGATTTATTTTGCTATGTTTCACTATATTTTGCTACTTAATTTCTCCATGAGATCTTTATGTTTTATGGCATTTTGTAATGGTGCATCTAGTTACATGTTCGGTGTTCCAACTTTTTATGACGTTTACAGATTTTCCTGATATTCAAAGTATTTGATGAAAAAActctttttagtttataaagCCCATAAGAAACATTTTAGTCATATTTCTGACTTGCTTTTAAAcattaacaataatatttttcttacttttaaacattttaacaatatatattttcgaTCTTGGAGTTTTAATCGGATCTGCCAGCAGACTGTGTGGGCTGTCTTTTGCTGTTCGGATCTCTTTTAGTGGATTCGATAATTGTTGGAGCAGCAAAAGTTAGCAGAAGAACATAAAAGTGGCTAGAAACAAACATAAAGCAGTTTTGTCATTGTgatgttcttttgttttctaGCTACCAACCTCGTGGTAGTGATCGACACGTTCTACCAATATTTAATGCAAACTGGAAAGAAAAGAACTGACGGATGATATTTATTTCCCTGGAGAATGGAGACGACTCAGAGTCTCAGACGAATGACGAAGtgcaattttttaatttttaattaaattcctTAAAACATTCAAAATCGAATAAGGGAAATTGCACCCACTAGCTGACTAGCAGAAACAAAATTCATTAAGTAACTAAAATCAccgtctttcttcttttctcttcctatcttTCTCTACTCTCTTtcctaaaaactattttttccttttttcttggTTATCTGACAAAGAACCCCCTTCGAATAAAGTAAAAACTATGAGAAGAACACCAATACattcattttgtttttattttgctaaAAATACATTCACTAAGTTATATAGacaaaatatttcttataatttatCTTGTAGTTTAGGTTCTTTAGAAGCCATTAGTGTTTTGAATCTATTACTCCATCCGTTCccgaaaataaaatgttttagattttttacttgttgcacaaagatagattttctatatgtctaaggtatttttttatacttttaggaaacattaaataaaaatatttgaattgattaaatttcattagtGAAAAGTTATTAGAAAGTGtataacaaagtaaaaaaaaaaattaaattacaaaCATTTATTACattcttaataagcgtgaacattttagaaaattttatttggaAGGAGTAATATTTTGACATTGTaggatatttatttacttttaaaagagAATAGCTTTGTAAATTGTGTTCTATTAAATACATTCACAACACATTTATAACTTGTATAAAATTGCTtctatagaatttatgaatctaaataaaaatacaaaacattacTAGTAGCttattaatgtttttctttagttttttagaaaatatttccaaaattgatGTTCcctaaaataattgttttataattccaatgtaatatttattaataatatttaacaatttatttttattggttgaaatatgatgagatctatatataatatttttatttgaaaatatgtaaaattaaataatattttaatatgtatgCATAAATCgaaaattacaattaaaatgaaaacgATGAAGCATTATGTCAGTCTTACtaataattagttttagaaCCAAAATGATTTATGCTAATATTAAATACGTTAAGCTACCCTTGATTGAGCATATAGATTTATACTTTTAgtatttctaatttaaaatatagaagaaCAAAAGGAAAAAAGCCAACTCCCTTGTTTCTTTGTATCATTCTTCCTGTCTCAGCGATCTCAAATTCTCAACTAATACAATAAACAAACATATAGCCGTTGGCTTTTAAGTCAACTGTAGCTAGAGCAGCAGATCAAGACTCTTGAGGATGGAGATGAACGGTATTGATGAAGATCGAACGGCCCTGATATTCCTCGGAACAGGCTGCTCCGGCGCAGTTCCTGAGTTCCGATGCTTACTCCAGCCGTCAGATCCTCCTTGCCATGTCTGCTCTCAGTCCCTCTCTTTACTACCTCACCTTAACCCTAATTACAGGTAAATCTTGTCTCTTTCCGACATCAGATAAATCTTGTTGTTGTCCTTTTGACATTGGTCGGAAAAGTTGTCATCTTTTGCTCTGTCCGTTCGAAAAATCTTGTCTTTCTTCTTGTTGGATCTAACAAAAATCCCTTTTGATCTTCTTTGATCTGTTCTTGAATCTCGATACTCTGAACTTTGGCAGATGCAATACATCGCTCTTGATCGATTATTGCTGCGAGGAAGAAGACGGCAGACATTATTACATAATCATTGATGTTGGCAAGAGTTTCAGAGAACAAGTCCTTCGTTGGTTTACCTTCTACAAGATTCCTCGAATTGATTCCGTTAAGCCCTTAAGATACCTACTTCTTTATCTCTTACACATCTTACTTCTAATGAGTAATGATATTATATTACTTTGTGTAGATCATTCTAACTCATGAGCACGCAGACGCAATTCATGGCCTAGATGATATTCGATCTTTTCAACCACGTGGTTCAGCCACTGACACCAACCCACTTCCTGTCTTTCTATCTCAGTTCACAATGGAAaggtaaaaataaaacttctgtttttttctttccttttttagtAAGTGTTCTCTGATGATACATTTGTGCAGCATTTCTACGAGGTTTCCTTATTTGATTGAAAAGAAGGCTAAACAAGTACCTAGACGGGTCTCACAGCTTGACTGGAGAATCATAGAAGAGAACTGTGACAAACAATTCATTGCCTCTGGCTTATCTTTCACTCCTCTTCCAGTTAAACTTCTTTAATTttgagtaataaataaaaaaaaggtataTGATTCTTTCTTACATGAGATCTTGATCCTAGCTTTTACGTTTTGCTTTTAGGTTATGCATGGAGAGGATTACGTTGCTTTAGGTTTCCTCTTTGGTCATAAAAGTAAAGTGGCTTATATATCAGATGTATCACGCATCCCACCTAGTACTGAGTATGGTATGagctaataatattttttcaccTAAATCATTTGGGACTCTCACAAGTAATTTAGTACTGTGTCTATGATTGATCTTGTTATGAATCTTTGACTATGCAGCTATCTCCAAAGAGGGAGCT
The nucleotide sequence above comes from Brassica napus cultivar Da-Ae chromosome A9, Da-Ae, whole genome shotgun sequence. Encoded proteins:
- the LOC106347611 gene encoding two pore calcium channel protein 1, with product MEDPLIGRESRGGGGGTDRIVRRSEAITHGTTFQKAAALVDLAEDGIGLPEQILDQSSFGESAKYYFIYTRLDLIWSLNYFALILINFFEQPLWCENKPTPSCKDRDYYYLGELPYLTDAESIIFEVLTLVILLVHTFFPISYEGSRIFWTSRLNLVKVACVVVLIVDVLVDILYLSPVAFDFLPFRIAPYVRVIIFILSIRELRDSLILLSGMLGTYLNILALWMLFLLFASWIAFVMFEDTQQGLTVFTSYGATLYQMFILFTTSNNPDVWIRAYKSSRWSSLFFVLYVLIGVYFVTNLILAVVYDSFKEQLAKQVSGMDQMKRRMLEKAFGLIDKDKTGQIDKEQCIKLFEQLTNYRTLPKISKEEFGLIFDELDDTRDFKINKDEFADLCQAIALRFQKEEVPSLFENFPQVYHSALSQQLRAFVRSPRFGYAISFILVLNFIAVVVETTLDIEESSAQKPWQVAEFVFGWIYVLEMALKIYSYGFENYWRDGQNRFDFIVTWVIVIGETATFITPDENTFFSNGEWIRYLLLARMLRLIRLLMHVQRYRAFIATFITLIPSLMPYLGTIFCVLCIYCSIGVQVFGGLVNAGNKQLFKTEMAEDDYLLFNFNDYPNGMVTLFNLLVMGNWQVWMESYKDLTGTWWSITYFVSFYIITVLLLLNLIVAFVLEAFFTELDLEEEEKCQGQDSQERRNRRRSAGSKSRSQRVDTLLHHMLGDELSKPECSTATDT
- the LOC106360388 gene encoding putative hydrolase C777.06c, with translation MEMNGIDEDRTALIFLGTGCSGAVPEFRCLLQPSDPPCHVCSQSLSLLPHLNPNYRCNTSLLIDYCCEEEDGRHYYIIIDVGKSFREQVLRWFTFYKIPRIDSIILTHEHADAIHGLDDIRSFQPRGSATDTNPLPVFLSQFTMESISTRFPYLIEKKAKQVPRRVSQLDWRIIEENCDKQFIASGLSFTPLPVMHGEDYVALGFLFGHKSKVAYISDVSRIPPSTEYAISKEGAGQLDLLILDTNIPFKRGLQPTHICFPEALEIIKRLCPKRALLTGMTHDFDHHEYNEMLAEWSLREGIHVQLAHDGLRLPINL